The genomic region ATGGAACGGATCAGCCCCAATACTAGACACATTTCACAAAACACGAGAATATGAgacgagttgagatcacttgttcTATATTGGCTCCGTTTGGCAAGGCATTTCAGCTACctaaaatgaaatgctacctagagtagcatttgagatttcaggtacaaagtttggtttgattttccgtttttaccctttaaatttaaactattaaataattattatatcctTATACGTCATTTTATCCAAATCAGttacttttcagttagtttgcgaaacatttttttatataatcagctatcTTATCCgttaccttttcagttttcaTCTAGCTTTTCAGATTTCAGCtatcttttcagttagttttaccaaacgaGTTGTGTCTACTTAGCATTTCAATCCGGAACTAATTTGAGTACTAAGAAATCGACTGAACGTTACCTAATACCTTGGCCAGCTGAACAAGTAAGTCCTGTAATGTTAACTTGATCGGAACCAGGAGCGATATTGATGCAATTATCACCGGTCCTAATAAAGCTATTAGACACAGTCACTTGCTTCGAGTTGCTGATATAAACACCACTAGTGTCGCTTTGAGGAGCCAAGAAATCGGCATCAAATCTCACATTCTTAATTGTTATGTTTCTGCTCAACACAACTAAGACATGAAATGCAGCAGGGTTCGCACAGTTGATCCCATCCACCACGGCATTTGTTGAATTATAAAACGTAATCAACTGTCATTATAAACACGACACCAGTCAGTCTTATGTCAGAACAAAACGTTGTGAGACTAATTTGCACATAGTGAAACTTACGGGCATGAGATTGAAGAAGTCGATATCTCTGTTAGGGTCCTGAGACTTGGGAGGACCGCGAATTTTGGCATCAATAAATCCGGATCCAGTAAGAGTAACACCATCGATTAATTGAAAAAAGAGAAGCTGTGCATTAGGGAATTGGGAGATATCCGGGTCAGGAACAATTGTACCTTGAAGCTCAACGGTTACGTGAGATTTGCATGGCCCGTTAAACCAGACTTGAGCCACAACAAATGTTCCATTTGGGATCAACACTTTTGCTGGCCCTTTTGTGTATTCGCATGCAGCTGACCATGCTTTCATAATCGGCTGCGCATTTGATCAACAAGCACATTTCTAAGTTGTAACTAATAAACTTCGGCAAATTTCTCATTTGTGACAGACACTAtttgtcacaagcttgtgacggatagtgacTCTCTCACACAATTATAAGTGGGAGGGCAAGTAGGACGAATATGAAGCGCCCCGCTTGCCCCTCCCACTTGCATATTATGAGAGCAGGACCGTCTCGGGATTTTGGGGGCTCCTGTGCGAATGTTAAATATGGGCCCTATAAAACATTTTAagaaacaatttttttaaaaataaggCAAAAAAGGGTCATCAATGTAGCTGCCAAGTCTTGAACCCAAGAATCTAGTGATTAGCAACTTAATTGCTATCCACTAAGACACTATCTTTCATTAAATATTTAGTGTACTACATTTATTTATTCTTACATTTGCTATGATTTCTAACCCAAAAATTTGGGGGCCCTATGCAGCCGCACGGTTACAAGCTTGTGAGGATAGtgaccgtcacaagcaagacgctttgaatAAACTTCACAAGCTCCCGCTTTTGACCATCATAAGCTTGTGACTTTTCACAACCTCTCCCTCATTTGCTCTCCcactcatttgtttacttttatatTTTTGTGCGTTTTGGCTATTTTAAttgaaggtaaacaaataattgagacacaGAGGTAAATTTTCAAAAACTACAGAGTAATTAATACTTATAAATTTAAAAACAAAAAGAAGATCATCATATAGAATGAGAAATGACTAAAAGTAGATAAATAAATTTAAGGGGTTTTCTATAGGGTATCCTCGTCATTTTTTCGTATTCCCTTCGTTTTTTCAAAATATCAAGTGATATCCTTAAACTTAACGAAAACCTCTCAAAATACCCAAAATACACTAATCCGCCTCTTTTAAACATTTATTTTATGCATATTTTGTTGATTTTTAGACAATAATTTGTCACACCATTGACATCAATATCTTTTACTCAATCCTAAACTTATTTTCTTAGAGCATGTTTGGCCTCAATTCTCAAAAATGaatttttgtttttcaagcttaatttttcaaaagtgtttttcaaaagcagaaacaacaaataactgcttctatttctatggctcaaaatatggatttttaacttctgagaatttttgttttaacttttagaaaatgatgtgtttggccaaaaagtgtttttgagtataaaaacacttttacaaattAGGCCATTAGTAAAATATAACTGTTTGAAAACTTAATTTTTATTAGTTTGGATATTTTAAGCACTGTTTAATAAATTTAGGGGTATATTAGGCGTAATATTCTCCTAATATTACGCCTAATAtagccggtgcacaactaaccactcttcaagcccaacgggcatttgagtgagggagcgtaataggaatatttataatagttgggcctcaaccatcaccttaaggttttggttgtgatggttcatctatcatggtatcagagccagtgtgaccgaaggtcacgggttcaaatcctggcaacctcaaaaacctctcaaaaactcgaagtggaaaccaggtcacgggttcaaatcctggcaacctcaaaaacccctcaaaaactcaaactcgaagtggaaaccagcacacggtacgggggagccggtgcacaactaaccactcttcaagcccaacgggcatttgagtgagggagcgtaataggaatatttataatagttgggcctcaaccatcaccttaaggttttggttgtgatggttcatctatcagatGTTAAATTCAACTacgggcctgggccgcacccaaacggaggagaaagagtccacaacgTAGGGCCAAGAgagttccactctaaaaccaattggcgatagagggagtagccccttgccttataaagtggtaattcttctcctcttttatcaatgtgggacaaccctcacatgtgggAACTTTGAGTTTCTTCACACTCCCCCGCACATGTGAGGCCCACTTTTCACACAGACTGGACAAATTCATTCAACTGAGCAACTTTGCTCGTCCAGCTGTAAACATGGCCGATATTAAGATTAACTCAGACCGGACAAATTCAACTGAGCAATTTTTGCTCGTCCGACTGCAAACTTTGGCCCATGAAACCCAGGTCTTTAgccatgggctctgataccatgttaaattcaactacgggcctgggccgcacccaaacggaggagaaagagtccacaacgTAGGGCCAAGAgagttccactctaaaaccaattggcgatagagggagtagccccttgccttataaagtggtaattcttctcctcttttatcaatgtgggacaaccctcacatgtgggAACTTTGAGTTTCTTCATTAGCAAATTACATTAACTGTCACAATTTTTCTAGTCGACACAATTGTTTTTTAGCAGCCATAACTGCAGGCCTGGAGCCTCCTTCTTTCAAAATTGCAATTCAAGATGACGGGTGGTGTCGCGCCATGCAAGACGAGATTGACGCTCTTGAATCCAACGGTACTTGGGAACTTTCTGACCTTCCTCCCGATAAGAAAGCTCTCGGTTGTCGTTGGGtctataaaattaaatacaagtcAGATGGTTCCATTGAACGATTAAAGGCTCGTCTCGTCGTGTTTGGTAATCATCAAGTTGAAGGTTTAGATTATGGGGAAACCTTTGCTCCGGTTGTTAAAATGGTCACAATCCGAACCTTTCTTGCTATAGCCGCCGTAAAGGGATGGGAATTACACCAAATGGATGTCCATAATGCCTTTCTTCATGGGGATTTAGATGAAGAAGTCTATATGAAGCTTCCACCTGGGTTCAATCGCGGTCATGACGGGAAAGTTTGTCGTCTCAAAAAATCGCTCTATGGCCTGCGTCAAGCTCCTCGCTGTTGGTTTGCTAAATTAGCAGGTGCTCTGCGAGAATATGGGTTTTGTCAATCCTACTCAGATTATTCTCTCTTTACTTATTCAGCCAATGAGGTACGATTACATGTCTTGATCTATGTCGATGACCTCGTTATAGCTGGTAATAATTCCTTGGCCATCACTGTTTTTAAGGACTACTTGCATCGTTGCTTTAAAATGAAGGACTTGGGCACGTTAAAATACTTCCTTGGTCTTGAAGTAGCACGCAGTAAGGAGGGAATTTTCCTTAACCAACGTAAATACACTCTCGACATTGTCACCGAAACAGGCCTTTTGGGTGCTAAACCTGCTTCCACACCCATGGAAGTTACACATCACCTCGGCACCGACCAAAGTCCTCTTCTCGCTGACCCGGAACGTTATAGACGCTTGGTAGGGCGCCTTGTTTACCTCGCCGTCACTCGCCCAGATTTGACCTTCGCGGTCCATGTCTTATCCCAGTTTCTTCAACATCCACGTGAAGCTCATATGACGTCGGCTTTACGTGTTGTTCGCTATCTAAAAGGAAGTCCAGGGCAAGGTATCTTACTACGATCTGATAGTCGCCTTACGGTTTCAGGATGGTGTGACTCTGATTGGGGAACCTGCCCCTTGACCCGGCGTTCTGTGACGGGTTGGTTCGTGTTCTTAGGAGACTCTCCCATTtcttggaaaacaaagaaacaacATACTGTCTCATTGTCATCTGCTGAAGCGGAATACAGGTCCATGGCAGCTGTGGTATGTGAACTAAAATGGCTAAAGGGACTTCTTGCGAGTTTGGATGTGGCTGTGCCTTCGCCTATGCAATTGTTCTGCGATAGTCAATCGGCTATTCAACTAGCACAAAATCCCGTCTTCCATGAGCGGACAAAGCATATTGAAATTGACTGTCACTTTGTTCGCGATGCTATTCTGGAAGGTATCATTAAGCCGTTTCATGTTTCTACTAATGAACAACTTGCTGATCTTTTTACAAAGCCATTGGGGGTCCGTCAATTTCACTACCTTCTTCGCAAACTGGGCACTCTTGATCTCCATGCTCCAGTTTGAGGGGGGGTATTAGGCGTAATATTAGGAGAATATTATTCTCCGGTTATTTTAGTAACAACTTAGCTGTGATATGATTTGATTATGATTCGGTTTCGATTTGATTCCTAAAATCATGCTACTCTATGTACTATATAAAGCTTATGACTTAGATTAATAAAAGGGTATCTCAATATTCTTCCCTGATTTCTCCTACGTCTCCTAATTCAACAGGGtaccatgtttttttttttaaaatgaatgATATCTGATCAGAATTTGAAAAAACACTGAAATACTACataaaaaaaaacctaaattGAATTAAAAAGATGTAAATTAGGAGTAGCTCACAAGTCTATTTATCGAATCACCGTCCTCATAGACAGGCTTTCCATCTCCCTTGGCACCATATTTTGTCACGTCGAAAACTCTAACCCTTTTCGCCGGTGTCACCGCCGCCTCACTACCATCAAACGAAAGAGCAAAGATGATAACTAAAACAACCAACCATTTGCAACTTGCGATCATACCCATTTTCTTGCAATTCTCCAACAACGTATCTACAAATTAAAACATACACAAAAATTTCACTTACGTTTTCTtggactgttttttttttttttttttttttttattattataatatcaTGTGTTAATTAACATTATATATAGGCAATTAGAGAAATAATAATACATAAACGATAACAAATAAAGAATTATTTGATATAAACcgtgttaaataattaattaagaatttAATGATTTGAAGAGGTTACTTGTGAATGTAATTAACGTGGAGTAGCGTCACCGTCAGCCACAACCGCATGAATTGCAAAGAATATGAAGAATTTGGTGATTATAATTTAGTATAAGTATTTATCAAAGTTGATTGTGGcatattagggtttgattaacgTTGATTATATATAATTCAGATTAAATGTAGCGGTCTAGTTGTAGTTAAGGGTAGTATTAATTATAGGGTTTTGATATATACAACCTATGGGTTATATTTAAGGAACTAAATATGAAAAGAAGCTCTAAGATATATATTAATCGCATTGGGTTttgtataatttagtcttgaattaCTAACTTAATACTCTTTTCGTCCCGATTATTTGTTGTCATTTGTTTTTTGCACAAAGAACAAGGAAAGAGGAGATGATCAATTGACATGTGTATGAAATTGGGTGAGAATCACCATTATTCATCGAATTCAATCCttaaatagaaaggacaacaattgactgagacatccAAGAATGGAAAAAGGACAACAATAACCGGGACAAAGAGAGTACTAAATATGAAAGATATTAAATACTTAAATACTAAAACTCAATGGTTGTATATATCAAAATCGTTTAATTATAATTAAGTCTTTCCTAAGGACTAGGGATTTAGATCCTTCAATGTAGTAAGGATTAATTGAATTTGTAGGTTttgtttggtgatttatgaatgaTCATAAATTTGGATGAACATTGGGAATGGGGAATCAAAATTATGATTTCGGTTTCAGCATTTTGGGATTATGGATGGAAATTTGACCGTGTTTTGTGATACGACGTTTTGGTTTTGGTACACGATAATATTCATGTGTTCATACTAGGTGCGTTGAAAAATGGGATCTACAAAGTATATTAAAGTTAATCGAATGTTAATCAAAAGGAGAATTTGAACAAAAAAAATCTACGCCATCCTAGGGTTTCTATGGGAGTTCGGTCTTAGTTCAATCTTGGCTTCTTCCTTCTTTGCTCGAGGTTTTCTCTACGACTGGGTTTGAAGGCTAGGGCAGGAGAACTTTCGAGGAGTACGTGCGAATAGTtagtttctttctctttctttttaggAGTTCCTATTAGGGTTTGGAAAGCTACTGTTTTTTTTCCTGGCAGTTTTCTTTTGTGGAGGGGATGATGGAGCGTGGTAATTGTTCCAAGGGGAAAGGGGTTATGGGGGAGGACGTAGGGGATAGGGGAAGCGTATTCGAATGGGATGTGGATGGCACGGAGGTTCAGGAGAATTCCAAGGAGCAGATTCTTGTTGGGAAGGTTTGGGCATCGAAGGCGATTAATGCGCGAGCTGCTATTGACACGATACTCAGGCTTTGGAATCCTTCGGGGAAGGTGATGGGTAATGTTTTGGATGCGCGAGAAAAAGCGTTCATATTTCGTTTTGAAGAGGAGTGAGACAAGAGCAAAGTTATGGAAGGTCAGCCATGGCACTTCGATAAATTTGCTTGGTGCTTTAATGAACCTATTGCAGAGGGTAAGGTATCGGATACTCATCTATTCTATCTTCCTATATGGGCACGAATATATGACCTTCCAATCAAGGGTCGTATGAATGAGGCGAATTTAAGGAAACTGGGTATGCAACTAGAGCAGTTTGTGGCGAAAGATGACAGTCCCTTCCCGGAGATGGAGAGAGCTGTCAGGGTGAGGATCCTTCATGATGTTCGCAAGCCGCTTCAATCTAGTACTAATATCCGGATGCCTAATGGGAAGATCACGAATTTTGAAGTAGAGTATGAGAGGTTACCCTTGTTTTGCTATGGGTGTGGGGTGCtaggtgtgacgatccgcacacttgagcccttagatttattttatgcttatgtaatttcattttccttgtacatttgtagtaagtattttcttagtagttttagaataggtttccataaataggtatatcgctattctgaactaaacttgtaaattcaatgtatcctgctaccaggaccaaataat from Silene latifolia isolate original U9 population chromosome 3, ASM4854445v1, whole genome shotgun sequence harbors:
- the LOC141646419 gene encoding exopolygalacturonase-like, which codes for MGMIASCKWLVVLVIIFALSFDGSEAAVTPAKRVRVFDVTKYGAKGDGKPVYEDGDSINRLPIMKAWSAACEYTKGPAKVLIPNGTFVVAQVWFNGPCKSHVTVELQGTIVPDPDISQFPNAQLLFFQLIDGVTLTGSGFIDAKIRGPPKSQDPNRDIDFFNLMPLITFYNSTNAVVDGINCANPAAFHVLVVLSRNITIKNVRFDADFLAPQSDTSGVYISNSKQVTVSNSFIRTGDNCINIAPGSDQVNITGLTCSAGQGISIGADPFHGRAKDLDVKNVTVKNCTFKETTYGVSIFPRPQVHKTRVSNILFQDLLMDKVNHPIVIHQQMPPRHDNKTIQAKVKDVHIKSINGTTTSRVGVTVSCNPKLPCEGIEVTDVHLKYVGKSSLGKVSSDFSSKCSNPQVLLEGKHDLLSCASSIVKLGI